The Drosophila mauritiana strain mau12 chromosome 2R, ASM438214v1, whole genome shotgun sequence genome has a segment encoding these proteins:
- the LOC117135911 gene encoding uncharacterized protein LOC117135911 has product MKSLTLLALLILATLAFVHGGKVTINGKCVNCSHDQTTTTTHKPTSGKGSGGRTTARPSSRSPPSRGRPSWDDDDDDADLAGGWSLHQSAGGTQYIGRRSKRQSRGGQYIDLGGSAGRGGGGGWAGSGITTIDSSGYPGGTLVRNSDCVGCNIRG; this is encoded by the exons ATGAAGAGCCTGACGTTATTGGCGCTTTTGATCTTGGCCACGTTGGCCTTTGTCCACG GTGGCAAGGTGACCATCAATGGCAAGTGCGTGAACTGCTCCCATGATCAAACGACTACCACCACGCACAAGCCGACAAGTGGAAAAGGAAGTGGAGGTAGGACCACAGCCAGGCCCAGCTCGAGATCACCTCCATCCCGCGGTCGCCCATCATgggatgacgatgatgatgatgctgacCTGGCCGGTGGCTGGTCACTGCATCAATCGGCTGGAGGAACTCAATACATTGGCAGGCGTTCGAAGCGTCAGTCGCGCGGTGGTCAGTACATCGATTTGGGCGGATCTGCCGGAAGGGGTGGAGGCGGAGGCTGGGCAGGATCTGGCATAACCACCATCGATTCCAGTGGCTATCCCGGCGGAACCCTGGTGCGCAACAGTGATTGCGTCGGTTGCAATATACGCGGATAA
- the LOC117137911 gene encoding immune-induced peptide 2 produces MKFFSVVTVFVLGLLALANAVPLSPDPGNVVINGDCKYCNVHGGK; encoded by the exons ATGAAGTTCTTCTCAGTCGTCACCGTCTTCGTGCTCGGTCTGCTGGCTCTGGCCAACG CTGTTCCCCTGTCGCCCGATCCAGGAAATGTGGTGATCAACGGCGACTGCAAATACTGCAATGTGCACGGTGGAAAGTAG
- the LOC117137908 gene encoding uncharacterized protein LOC117137908, producing the protein MKALQVAGILMLLFCLLAAVDATPGKVYINGKCIDCNKPDNDPGIIIPPDHKSAGSISYTLTSGAILFGIIYHIFS; encoded by the exons ATGAAAGCCCTCCAAGTCGCCGGAATTTTGATGCTGCTTTTCTGCCTGCTGGCAGCTGTTGATg CTACGCCGGGAAAAGTGTATATCAATGGGAAATGCATCGACTGCAATAAGCCTGATAATGATCCGGGAATAATAATTCCTCCAGACCATAAATCTGCTGGATCCATATCTTACACACTCACATCTGGAGCGATTCTTTTTGGaattatatatcatatattcaGTTAA
- the LOC117137912 gene encoding immune-induced peptide 3-like, whose amino-acid sequence MKLLSIAFLLGLLALASANPLSPGNVIINGDCKVCNIRGD is encoded by the exons ATGAAGCTGCTCTCGATTGCCTTTCTATTGGGACTTTTGGCTTTGGCTAGTG CCAATCCCCTGAGTCCTGGCAATGTGATTATTAACGGCGACTGCAAAGTTTGCAATATACGCGGCGATTAG
- the LOC117135915 gene encoding immune-induced peptide 1 — protein sequence MKFFSVVTVFVLGLLAVANAVPLSPDPGNVIINGDCRLCNVHGGK from the exons ATGAAATTCTTCTCAGTCGTCACTGTTTTCGTGCTCGGTCTGCTGGCTGTGGCCAACG cTGTTCCACTGTCGCCCGATCCAGGCAATGTGATCATCAACGGCGACTGCAGACTGTGCAATGTCCACGGTGGCAAGTAG
- the LOC117137909 gene encoding immune-induced peptide 3-like: MKCIFISFISTVAYNMKWISLVFLCGLLAMAVASPLNPGNVIINGDCRHCNVRGG, encoded by the exons ATGAAGTGCATTTTTATCAGTTTCATTTCAACCGTTGCCTACAATATGAAGTGGATATCCTTGGTCTTTCTATGTGGTCTGCTCGCCATGGCAGTGG CTTCTCCACTAAATCCGGGTAATGTCATTATCAATGGAGATTGCCGTCATTGTAATGTTCGCGGAGGCTAA
- the LOC117135918 gene encoding immune-induced peptide 1-like: MRFFAVITVFVLGVLGLANAVPLSPDPGDVIINGDCVNCNVRGGK, translated from the exons atgAGATTCTTTGCAGTCATCACTGTCTTTGTGCTTGGTGTTCTGGGTTTGGCCAATG CTGTTCCGCTGTCACCCGATCCTGGAGATGTTATCATCAATGGCGACTGTGTAAATTGCAATGTTCGCGGtggcaaatag
- the LOC117137913 gene encoding immune-induced peptide 3 gives MKFLSLAFVLGLLALANATPLNPGNVIINGDCRVCNVRA, from the exons atgaAATTCCTATCACTCGCCTTCGTTCTGGGTCTGCTGGCTCTGGCCAACG CCACCCCACTGAATCCTGGCAATGTCATCATCAACGGCGATTGCCGCGTCTGCAATGTGAGGGCCTAG